The Brevibacillus brevis genome contains a region encoding:
- the nusA gene encoding transcription termination factor NusA codes for MNGDFIEALEAIEREKGITKDVLIEAIEAALISGYKRNFNSAQNVRVDVNRHSGMVRVFARKSVVEEVLDPRLEISQEAAQEIDPNFRLEDIVEIEVTPRDFGRIAAQTAKQVVTQRIREAERGLIYSEFIEREDDIVTGVVQRMDARNYYIDLGKAEAVMPITEKMPSEDFKSQDRVKAYIIKVEKTTKGPQIVVSRTHPGLLKRLFELEVPEIYDGVVEIKSVAREAGDRSKIAVHSINADVDPVGACVGPKGMRVQTIVTELKGEKIDIVRWSEDPAEYVANALSPAKVLHVEVNVTEKVTRVIVPDYQLSLAIGKRGQNARLAAKLTGWKIDIKSESQADQEGIAYPKEVESDEGTDNE; via the coding sequence ATGAACGGCGATTTTATCGAGGCTTTAGAAGCCATTGAGAGAGAGAAAGGCATCACCAAAGACGTACTGATCGAGGCTATCGAAGCGGCTCTTATCTCTGGATACAAACGTAACTTCAACTCGGCCCAAAATGTGCGGGTGGATGTAAATCGTCATTCAGGTATGGTGCGTGTGTTTGCGCGGAAGAGCGTAGTCGAAGAGGTTTTGGATCCGCGCCTCGAGATCTCTCAAGAAGCAGCACAAGAAATCGATCCTAACTTCCGTCTGGAGGACATCGTAGAAATCGAGGTAACGCCTCGTGATTTCGGTCGTATTGCCGCTCAGACAGCGAAGCAAGTGGTTACGCAGCGCATTCGCGAAGCGGAGCGCGGTTTGATCTACAGCGAGTTTATTGAGCGTGAAGACGATATCGTAACTGGCGTCGTTCAACGTATGGACGCTCGCAATTATTACATTGATCTGGGTAAGGCGGAAGCTGTTATGCCGATCACTGAAAAAATGCCATCCGAAGATTTTAAATCACAAGATCGTGTGAAGGCATACATCATCAAAGTAGAGAAAACCACTAAAGGACCGCAAATCGTCGTTTCCCGTACTCACCCGGGGCTCTTGAAGCGCCTCTTCGAATTAGAAGTGCCAGAAATATATGACGGTGTGGTTGAAATCAAGTCTGTAGCGCGTGAAGCAGGTGATCGTTCGAAGATCGCTGTTCATTCGATCAACGCCGATGTAGATCCAGTTGGAGCATGTGTGGGTCCAAAGGGCATGCGTGTCCAAACGATCGTTACAGAGCTGAAAGGCGAGAAGATCGACATTGTCCGTTGGTCTGAAGATCCTGCCGAGTACGTAGCCAACGCACTCAGCCCTGCGAAGGTTCTGCATGTTGAGGTCAACGTCACGGAGAAGGTTACACGTGTAATCGTTCCCGATTATCAATTGTCTCTGGCGATTGGTAAGCGTGGTCAAAACGCACGTCTGGCAGCCAAGCTGACTGGCTGGAAAATCGATATCAAGAGCGAGTCCCAAGCCGACCAAGAAGGCATCGCTTATCCGAAAGAAGTAGAGAGCGATGAAGGGACGGACAACGAATAA
- the rnpM gene encoding RNase P modulator RnpM has protein sequence MKQKKIPLRKCIVCQGMFPKKELVRVVRTPEEEIVIDLTGRAAGRGTYVCRQESCLKPDAFASGKWKKVLERALNMSISQEKYDAFREKWLEMMGK, from the coding sequence ATGAAGCAAAAAAAGATCCCGTTGCGTAAGTGCATTGTTTGCCAAGGAATGTTTCCGAAAAAGGAATTAGTCCGCGTCGTCCGGACGCCAGAAGAAGAGATCGTCATTGATCTTACTGGAAGGGCGGCGGGACGCGGTACCTATGTGTGTCGGCAGGAAAGCTGTCTGAAGCCGGATGCGTTCGCATCGGGAAAATGGAAAAAAGTGCTGGAACGTGCCCTCAATATGTCCATCTCCCAAGAAAAGTATGATGCTTTCCGTGAGAAATGGCTGGAGATGATGGGAAAATGA